In Gossypium arboreum isolate Shixiya-1 chromosome 5, ASM2569848v2, whole genome shotgun sequence, a single genomic region encodes these proteins:
- the LOC108452041 gene encoding probable galacturonosyltransferase-like 1, with translation MPKSPSLFDFHLLLLFTIFSLAAADAIAAARPITQQFKEAPQFYNSEICPKIVGEDDESDNGTSIFLCSDQSVHVAMTLDSAYIRGSMAAVLSILQHSSCPQNIVFHFVASATANASFLRATISSSFPYLNFQIYSFDDSSVSRLISTSIRSALDCPLNYARSYLADLLPSCVRRIVYLDSDLVLVDDIAKLAATQLGDNSVLAAPEHCNANFTSYFTLTFWSSATLSLTFANRKPCYFNTGVMVIDLDRWRRGDYTKKIEEWMEIQKRTRIYELGSLPPFLLVFAGSIVAVDHRWNQHGLGGDNFKGLCRDLHPGPVSLLHWSGKGKPWVRLDANRPCPLDALWAPYDLLQMPFALDS, from the coding sequence ATGCCTAAATCACCATCACTCTTCGATTTTCACCTTCTCTTACTCTTCACTATCTTTTCCTTAGCCGCCGCCGATGCCATCGCCGCTGCACGGCCAATAACCCAACAATTCAAAGAAGCCCCACAATTCTATAACTCTGAAATTTGCCCTAAGATAGTTGGCGAAGATGATGAATCTGATAATGGAACCTCCATTTTTTTATGCTCGGATCAATCTGTTCACGTGGCAATGACCCTTGATTCAGCTTACATACGGGGTTCAATGGCGGCTGTTCTTTCAATACTTCAACACTCCTCTTGTCCCCAGAATATCGTCTTCCATTTCGTCGCCTCCGCCACCGCCAACGCCTCGTTTTTACGCGCCACCATCTCTTCCTCCTTCCCTTACCTCAACTTCCAAATCTACTCCTTCGACGACTCTTCTGTTTCACGTCTCATTTCAACCTCAATCCGCTCCGCACTAGACTGCCCTTTGAACTACGCTCGAAGCTACTTGGCCGATCTCCTCCCTTCATGCGTCCGCCGAATTGTGTACCTCGACTCCGACCTGGTTCTCGTCGACGACATAGCTAAACTCGCCGCAACTCAACTTGGAGACAACTCGGTCTTGGCTGCTCCAGAACATTGCAATGCAAACTTCACGTCTTACTTCACTCTAACGTTTTGGTCAAGCGCTACTTTATCCTTAACATTTGCGAACCGTAAACCTTGTTATTTCAACACCGGAGTAATGGTGATCGACCTTGATAGATGGAGACGAGGAGATTACACAAAAAAGATTGAAGAATGGATGGAGATTCAAAAAAGAACAAGAATCTACGAGTTGGGTTCTTTGCCGccatttttattagtttttgcaGGAAGCATAGTTGCCGTTGATCATCGATGGAATCAACATGGACTTGGGGGCGATAATTTTAAAGGTTTATGCAGGGATTTGCATCCAGGTCCAGTTAGTCTTTTACATTGGAGTGGAAAAGGAAAGCCATGGGTGAGGCTTGATGCTAACAGGCCTTGCCCTTTGGATGCTTTATGGGCACCTTATGATCTCCTGCAAATGCCGTTTGCATTGGATTCTTGA